The following DNA comes from Peribacillus sp. FSL E2-0218.
TAATGCCCGGCCATGTCCCATCGACAGTTTCCCCGCTGAGATATGGCTCCTTATCCCTTCAGGCAGCGATAGCAATCGCACATGGTTGGCAATATGGGGCCGGCTTTTCCCCAGGCGGTTGGCCAGCTGCTCCTGGGTGAATTCCAGTTTTTCCAGCAGTGTCTGATAGGCCGCCGCTTCCTCGATCGGGTTTAAATCTTCCCGTTGCAGGTTTTCCAAAATGGCCAGTTCCATCATCTGCTGTTCATTCAATTCCCGGACAACGACAGGAACTGTCTTCAAACCAGCTTCCATGGCAGCACGATAGCGTCTCTCCCCAGCCACGATTTCATATCCCTTGATACTTTTCCGGGCAATAATCGGCTGCAGGATCCCATGCTCCTCGATCGATTGCTTCAGTTCTTCTATCGCTTCAAGCCGGAAGTTCTTTCGGGGCTGATAAGGATTTGGCCTTAGTTCCCTTAATTTGATTTCGCGCACGATTTCATCTTTACTTATTTCACCATTATTGAAAAGTGCGTTAAGTCCTTTGCCAAGCCCTTTAGCCATGTGATACCACTTCCTTTGCCAATTCTAAATAGACCTCCGCTCCACGTGATTTCGGATCATAAATGATGATTGGTTCTCCATGGCTCGGTGCCTCGCTCAAACGCACATTGCGGGGTATGATCGTTTGATAAACTTTATCCTGGAAGTACTTTTTGACTTCTTCAATGACCTGGAGACCTAAATTCGTTCTCGCATCCAGCATCGTCAATAGCACACCTTCGATTTTCAACTCATGGTTCAAATGCTTTTGCACGAGTCGGACCGTATTCAAGAGTTGACTTAAGCCCTCCAATGCATAATATTCACATTGGACGGGAATCAAAACGGCATCAGCCGCCGTCAAAGCATTAAGCGTGAGCAAGCCTAGAGATGGAGGACAGTCGATCACAATGTAATCGTATTCGCTTTGCACCTCTTCCAATGCCCTTTTTAAGCGCACTTCCCTTGATATCGTTGGTACCAGTTCAATTTCAGCACCTGCAAGTTGAATGGTCGCAGGTATGGCATATAAGTTTTCCACCTTTGTTTCCAAGATGACGGCACTGGCTTCGACGTCATCCACCAATACATCATAAATACACTGCTCGACATCTGCTTTATCAATACCTGCACCGCTCGTCGCATTTCCCTGCGGATCGATATCGACCATTAAGACTTTCTGCCCTATGTAAGCAAGGCACGCACTTAGACTGACAGAAGTTGTCGTTTTTCCTACACCGCCTTTTTGATTGGCAATGGCAAGAATCTTACCCACGAATTCACCTGCTTTCAACTATCTTCAATACGCCATTTATTACCGTAAATCCACTTATTTCTTTCTATTTTATCATGAATATTACTGGAAGAAATCGTTTTCTTCAATTCCACAAAAAATTGAAAAATGCCTAAACGGCACGAAAAGCCGCGGAAAAGCGTAACACTTTCGCAAAAGATAAGCCCTGCGAAGGCAAAAAAAGCTTGGTAATCGGAGACTACCAAGCTGGGCCAAGAATGGGGATCAAGATTTTTTCTTGGGTATTTTTATCGTGAATTGATAATACTCCTCGAATTCTTCTTCCTCTGCATCCAAGTTTATTCCGTTGTCTGTAACCATGCTGAGCGATTGCCGGATCGTGTTCACGGCGATCCTCATGTCCTTACTGAACGCCTTCCGCTTAGGTTTCGGTTTTTGCACCGTACCTGTCAGAAGCTTGACGACCTGCTCTTCCGTCTGCTTGACATTCAACCCTTTTTCGATGATTTCCAAAAGCAATTTGATTTGCTTTTCCGGACTTTTCAACGGAATCAACGAACGGGCATGCCGCTCCGTAATTTGCTTTTGAAGAAGTGCATCTTGAACTTCCTGGGGCAGCTTAAGCAGCCGCAGCTTATTCGCAACGGTTGATTGCCCTATCCCCAACCTTTGTGCCAAAGCTTCCTGGGTCAAACTATGCAGCTCCAAGAGTTTACCGTATGCCAAAGCTTCTTCAATCGGTGTCAACTCTTCACGCTGAAGGTTTTCTATCAGCGCAACGGAAGCCGTTTCTGTATCGGTGAAATCCTTGATAATTGCAGGTGCCAATTCCCAGCCCAGCTTTTGCATGGCTCGAAAACGCCGTTCACCTGCTATGATTTCATATTTCCCCTGTCCATAAGCCCTTACTACGATTGGTTGAATGATTCCATGAGTATGGATCGTTTGAGCCAATTCAGCAATTTTATCGTCATTAAAAACGGTCCTTGGTTGAAATCGATTAGGTACAATATCAGAAATGGATATTTTTCTTATTTCTTCATTATTATTGCTAGGTGTCTCCATCTCTAGTTGCTGTTCTTCTTTTTCGCCAAACCCAAAGAACCGCGAAAAAGGATGCTTCATCTTCCTACACCACCTTTTAAAACTCCCAAATAACATATTCTCTATTTAAAGGACAAGTCCTGCATACATTTCCCGACATGGTTATACATATGATCCTTCACTGTAAAAAACATGTCGACTGGCGTCATCAAGGCAATATGTGGAGCGGACGACCAGTGATTTTCTACCTCTTTCGGCATGCCCCGGATTATTTCCCCGAATTGAATAGGGAAATATCGCCAACATACCAGTCCTGCTTCGAAAAATTGGCACAAGGTCTATTGTACCAAGGTCCGCCTTCATGCGGGATTATCCATTAATAAATGAATGGAATGATACCTTTATAGTAAAAGAAAACATGGACAAGTGCCAGCTCTATATGCGATTTTTCTTACTAAAGGTTATTCAATGGGCTGTTTATTCGGTGT
Coding sequences within:
- a CDS encoding ParB/RepB/Spo0J family partition protein — encoded protein: MAKGLGKGLNALFNNGEISKDEIVREIKLRELRPNPYQPRKNFRLEAIEELKQSIEEHGILQPIIARKSIKGYEIVAGERRYRAAMEAGLKTVPVVVRELNEQQMMELAILENLQREDLNPIEEAAAYQTLLEKLEFTQEQLANRLGKSRPHIANHVRLLSLPEGIRSHISAGKLSMGHGRALLGIKNKEMLKPVVDKILKEGMNVRQLEQYIHQLNDRVSRETKPNKQEKKDIFIKQRETSLRERLGTSVTIKQSKKKGKIEIEFFSKEDLERILDLIDQENLSS
- a CDS encoding AAA family ATPase, encoding MGKILAIANQKGGVGKTTTSVSLSACLAYIGQKVLMVDIDPQGNATSGAGIDKADVEQCIYDVLVDDVEASAVILETKVENLYAIPATIQLAGAEIELVPTISREVRLKRALEEVQSEYDYIVIDCPPSLGLLTLNALTAADAVLIPVQCEYYALEGLSQLLNTVRLVQKHLNHELKIEGVLLTMLDARTNLGLQVIEEVKKYFQDKVYQTIIPRNVRLSEAPSHGEPIIIYDPKSRGAEVYLELAKEVVSHG
- the noc gene encoding nucleoid occlusion protein, giving the protein MKHPFSRFFGFGEKEEQQLEMETPSNNNEEIRKISISDIVPNRFQPRTVFNDDKIAELAQTIHTHGIIQPIVVRAYGQGKYEIIAGERRFRAMQKLGWELAPAIIKDFTDTETASVALIENLQREELTPIEEALAYGKLLELHSLTQEALAQRLGIGQSTVANKLRLLKLPQEVQDALLQKQITERHARSLIPLKSPEKQIKLLLEIIEKGLNVKQTEEQVVKLLTGTVQKPKPKRKAFSKDMRIAVNTIRQSLSMVTDNGINLDAEEEEFEEYYQFTIKIPKKKS